CTTACCTGGATGGCAAGATGTACCTTTAGCTGAATGGTTAGAAATTAAAACAGGCAAAACCACAGTTATTGCTAACGATGCTAACTGTGCGGGAGTAGGAGAAGCTTGGTTAGGTGCGGGGCGCAACTTGCAAAATTTTATTCTGTTGACCTTGGGAACAGGAGTTGGTGGCGCAATTATCCTGGATGGTAAACTGTTTATCGGACATCAAGGAGCAGCTGGAGAATTAGGTTTAATTAGCTTCAACCCTGAAGGGCCGATGTGTAATAGTGGCAACCAAGGCTCGTTAGAACAATATGCCTCAATTATTGCCATTCGTCGCCGTACGGGAAAAGAACCCGACCAATTAGGTGCTTTAGCCCAAGCTGGAGATGCTGAGGCTTTAGCCTTTTGGCAAGAATATGGTAGAGATTTAGGTATTGGTTTAGTTAGTTTAATTTATGTTTTAACACCACAAGCGATCGTTATTGGTGGCGGGGTTAGTGCTAGTTTTGAATTTTTCTTACCAGCCGCCAAGGTAGAAATTGATCGACGAGTTATGTATACTTCCCGCACAGGGTTACAAATTTTGCCAGCCCAATTGGGCAATTCTGCGGGAATGGTAGGTGCTGCCAAATTAGCATGGCAGAAAATTGCTGCTGAGTAAAAGACCTTGAAGTTGATTAATCACCGACTCAGGAGAAAGATACGCCATACAAGGCTGATTATCTAATAAACACTCTTTATTTTTAAAAGAATTCTCCTGACATAAAGTACATTTAAAATCTGAAATAGTCAGTTTTACGTGTGGTTGCCGAGATGCCCACAACCTAATAGGGCTTGCACCATCACCATCAGCATCATTGCCAAAAACTGCCAATGTTGGACAACCTACAGCAGCAGCAATATGCAGAGGCCCGGAATCTACAGAAATACATACTTTTGTGCGGCGAAAAGCACCTGCTAGTTCAATTAAAGAAGTTTTTCCTCGCAGATCAATAATACTTGTTGTCTCCAACAAATATTCTTCAGTATGACCAGCATTATACAAAGTTTGCTGCTCTTGGGGATGGCTACCAATTAAGCCAATTGTTAATCCTTGAGATTCACACCAGTTGATAACTTGTTGCCAATAATATACAGACCACATTTTTGCCGGACGTGTAGCTGTGACATGAATTAATACATCAGGTACTAAAAAAGGTGGTTCTTGACTGGGTAATTCCAATTTATAAAAATCAGTTTCTATATATGCAACTCGACAGAATATTTCGCTGATATAGTTGCTTTTGAGGATATCTTGATGTCTTTGTAAAAACTCTCGGCTATTCCAATCTTTATCTAGTAATATTTTGTGTATTGGATGATTTTCTACTTTGAGTTTGTCACGGAAATCTAAAGATAAAGCAACTCCCGCGATGTAAGTAGGACGGATAGCACTAATCATGACTAAATTGATTTCACTAAATCCATCACAATTAATTGCTAAATCATAAGTTCCTGCTATTTGTTGACGTTCTCTTACTGCTTGTGATAAAGCATCTAAAAAATCTGGC
This window of the Nostoc sp. HK-01 genome carries:
- a CDS encoding ROK family protein, with the protein product MDQPEVIGIDIGGTAIKLGRFSQDGTCLKCLTVETPQPATPEAVLAVIVDAIAQIDPDNQTIAIGVGMPGPADASGRIAKIAINLPGWQDVPLAEWLEIKTGKTTVIANDANCAGVGEAWLGAGRNLQNFILLTLGTGVGGAIILDGKLFIGHQGAAGELGLISFNPEGPMCNSGNQGSLEQYASIIAIRRRTGKEPDQLGALAQAGDAEALAFWQEYGRDLGIGLVSLIYVLTPQAIVIGGGVSASFEFFLPAAKVEIDRRVMYTSRTGLQILPAQLGNSAGMVGAAKLAWQKIAAE
- a CDS encoding heptosyltransferase family protein; translated protein: MQIFTNQSLCAKPHIAVFSSTKVGNFVVTTPLLRGLKEKYPDCTLDFFGSETTKDFEIHCPYIDWRFSLYTQRPDFLDALSQAVRERQQIAGTYDLAINCDGFSEINLVMISAIRPTYIAGVALSLDFRDKLKVENHPIHKILLDKDWNSREFLQRHQDILKSNYISEIFCRVAYIETDFYKLELPSQEPPFLVPDVLIHVTATRPAKMWSVYYWQQVINWCESQGLTIGLIGSHPQEQQTLYNAGHTEEYLLETTSIIDLRGKTSLIELAGAFRRTKVCISVDSGPLHIAAAVGCPTLAVFGNDADGDGASPIRLWASRQPHVKLTISDFKCTLCQENSFKNKECLLDNQPCMAYLSPESVINQLQGLLLSSNFLPC